Genomic segment of Oncorhynchus keta strain PuntledgeMale-10-30-2019 chromosome 5, Oket_V2, whole genome shotgun sequence:
aaatgtttgttaTTCTCGTATCAGAAGTTGGGCGAACAACCACTGAGGTATGCGAGTAGCACTGCTACAGTGAAACCGAACTAGGGCCATATCCGTTGTTTTTCATTGGCTAGTGCCAAGGTCAATTTTACGCCAGTTACGAAATCTCTCACAGGCCATTTGTCAAATAGGGAGAGGATGTACTATAGTTCTAGTAATACTGTTGGTTGTACATGGTCATAGTAGGTTGGGTTTCAGTTGCTTGAATGGACAGTCGTTATTTATAAATTTCAGTTTAACTTTCACGTTACATAAATGTATAACCCTCTCAAAAAAACAACACCGTTACATCGACAGAATCCATGGGTAAAGGACCCCATCTCGGCCATCTACCACATTGGTGTAAGAAGTGGTCCTTCATGGTCTTGGGGAAGTgtgcccttacacacacacacatgctgggtGGCTTGCACAGGACACCGAGGGGATAACCCATCAGTGGAAGCTTGTAACTACCCAGGCTTAAGGTAAAAATCATTGTAGATCGAGCCCATGCCAACTATACTGAAGTTGTGCGCAAGTTCTCTAGACCTTGATTAAGCCTATACGCTTGGGTTAAATACAAAGCCAATATTACGATGTTAGCCTATTAAAATGAatttacacaggcagaccaatttTGATATTTCTTCCTACCAATGAGTCACCCCTGAAATGTGATTGTCATAAAAGACCAATTattgaaaaaaatatcagaattaggCTGCCCGTGTGAGGCAATAGAACACTTAACAAATGTCTAGATTGAAGCCAGAAAACTGGAATCACTGATGATTGATCCTGCCCCCATGTCCTAtgaaaaatattacattttatgGCACCACTGATTAAGGAAGACATGTAATCCCCCTATACCAGCAAGGGCCTGATTTTGGCCCCAGGTGGTACCCACTACAGTCACAGATCACATTTTTACTTAGCCAGACATTTACATTTCAAAGGAAAGGGTAATGTCACTGGAATTCACAATAGTGCTCACTAAAAAGCAAGGAGACAGTTTCACATGATTGAAGACAGCTAAATTGGagctgcaatttatcacaatgcGCTGTCGTACAACAGGGATAATGTCATGTGCACGGGTAGAGGACAATGGAGTGTCATGTCATCACTGACAGCAGCTTGTGTCACACGTCTTGCCCTCCTTGCACACGCAACCAGAGGCGCACTTGCTGCATCCAGTCGGGCAACAGGAACAAAACCTGGAGGAATGATAGAAGAGATTAGTACTGATTAATGACCCTGACTGGTTTTCCAACAAGACCTGTGGCTGCTATATAACATGCCTGAAGGCATTTTATCTGGGCTTAAAAGTTCAGCTGAATGTTAGACATGCCACTAGTGGCAGcatccacagttgacagtggataTTCAATTTTTTAATTATTTGGGCATTTGCACTAAATGTTACAATGTAAGAAAAGATATAACGGCTATATTTCAGTGAATGATTCCTTTAAAGCAGGTTTTTCCAAACTTGGATCTTGGGCCCATGTTTAGAACATTGCCCAAGCACTACATTAGCTAGATTCAAAATAATCAAAGTTGATTATTTAATAAAAGTTATCCAAGCGTGCACCTAAGGGGGGAACAAGACAGAGTCGGGAACACATGCTTTAAGGACACTAGGGTGTCAACTCAATTCTAAGTCTCAATGGTGGGTAGCGCGTTGACAATGGGCGGATTTGATTATGCCGAGCAGCGGGGCACAGCCTATGACCCTTGATGTGAACGGGCAAAAGTGGTGAGGGAGGAGCCGGTTGGCAAAGCGAACGGTCATTAATCTGCACCGCATCGAATTTCCAAACTAGTTTTCATAGGGAAAGTTTAGAGAAATTACTATTGCACGTGAAGGCAATCCTACTCATTATTCCTCGCGCATAATTGCGTCACTTTTTCCGGGCACCTGGCTCACGCCCAGGAGTGAGCCAGGTGTAACGCACGCCTACCCGGGCCCAATTTGATCGAATCCTCTCATTAGTTTGGGATGTTCAGTCTGTCGAAGACGTGGCTAACAATTGTTCACAACTAAactgttaaaaaaaaaagcaaTCTGCACTGGTTACAGCCATTTTCACATTTCCAGGCCGTAATTGTagttgagaacttgttctcaaattgcctacgtggttaaataaaataaataaaaaataagttcgacatgtacccattgattctttaAGAATTTAACTTAAATGCATAATGCGCTTAGTTTTGCTGTCGTATGCCTATTCCATCAGAACACAATATAAAATGCTTACAAGATATTGGAAAATAAACACAAGCTACAAATATATAATGGATAGTCAAGTCCTTACATCCAATAGCGCAGTCCAAGTATACATTACTCTAGCTCCATCCGTTTGCGTCGCTTTGCTTCGACAGATTGCACTTTATagatcacatacacatatttagcagaagTTATTGCGGGTGTAACAATTCTTGTTCCGAGCTCAAACAGATCGACACATGCACTTACTTTTCTTGGCACATTCGCAGTTTGTACACTTGCAGAGTCCACCGCAACTGCAGCTTCCAGCTATAAACAAAACAAGTCAACTACTAAATTAATAAGAGTCACCTGATTTGCAACTATATAACAATCCATTGTACCTGTTCAGGTCAATTCGGAATTTAGAGGTGAATTCCATTAGGCAAACTTACTTTTTGAGCAATTACAAGGATCCATTTTAGGGTTGAATTATATTTTAGCCCAAACAATTCATCAAGTCTGACCCGACTCCGTTCCAGTGGCGCTTTGTCTGCTATTGATTTGATATTTGGTTCAGCTGTTTTATATGATCGGAATTGATAGGACAATGTGCAAAATATAAATGTGCATTCGTGCTCCGCCTAGTTCTCCCGATAATACAATTTTACTATAAATTATTTCCTATAGATGCATTCGTTGTATACACTAGATGGCGCCCATTTAAAATGTAATCTCAAACATACAATATGGGTAATTCAACATTAGTGGCCTGTTGCGTCAATTTATCTTACATTATACACAAACCATGGCTCATTTAAAGTTCTATTATGGAATATTGGCCGTGTCTTGAGACAAAAATGGTCCACTTTTATGGACAGTATTATTGTCCAAAATGTACTTCTCTAGACAGAAGGGGGCTAACCTCCCCACACCCAAAAGTTTATATTGCACATCATGCATACGAACCATACAGCCAACACTCGAGCAAAACATCCATATTGTATCATCTTTAAGACAAAAACAGACAAAGTACAAATTCACTATTTTTTATTTTCTACCCGGTAACAGACAGGATTTTTGTGATTGGTTGGAAAACAAAttacataaaaataaaacatcattttatttttatttaacgtTTTTGATTCATTTATATTTGAGCTTTTCTAGCCTGGGGCGCGTTCAGCAGGACTTAACGTTGTGATACGTTCGGATAGAAATAGGCTATGTAGAACAAACACCTCTGACACGAATACATCAGCTCTATTCatggcatttctatctgcaacgttcgACAACTGAACGTGGCCTTGTATTGCCCCCAGAGACAGTGCATTAAGGAAAAACGTCCCTGATtggttaaaataaaataaaaacgttTTACATTATCACAATATCTATATTGCCCTATTCCTTCAAATAAAAGTTCAAAAGAAATAAGATTGATATTGATATCGATAGTTACAGTAGATTGTTGGTGATGTCTTAATGAGTTTAGCAAATTAATGATCTGACCAACATTACAAGCAGAATGTTTACCCTGCTATGAACAGAGTAGGGTCGGGTGAAACTGGAAGTTGTGAAGTATCATTCTGGACAGCAATACTAAGTAAGACCTGCAATGATCCCCAAAACAATTTATCTTCAAGTTCAGGCATTGTTCTACCCTACTGCCCAAAGCATGTAAGCAAAGCTGGTTtccaaaatgcattttttttacaAAATTGCAGATGGTCTACATTAAAGCTCTGAATCATTGTCTTAAAGCCTTGTCAGAAAACAAGCCATTGACAATTCCGAAAACTTGAAACTCCTGCCCTGTTATTTTATCAGCAAAAACGTTTTCCAACCCAAAATGTTCTCTAATATTACAGCTCTTTTAAAAACAAGCGTATTACCTTTCCATGTAACATATTGTATATCAAGCATTCAATATCCTTATCTAAAAGCAAATAACACTTCCTCTGGTCAATAGATCATAACACGTCATTAAAACCAACACTCCTTGGTCTCACAATATGATCAATTTTCTTTATAATCTACAAAGGCAAAAAACCTTGAGCCATGTGCTCTTTAAAAAACATACTGCCGCCTATGCACCATGAATGCACTCAGCACTGTTGGGGCGCATTGAATGTACAGTACTCCTGATCCCGTCTTCAGTGAGATGACGCAATGGTGAGTGTTGTATGAAATGCACCACCTAGTGGAGAGGAGAGCACTGGAAGCAGATATGAGCTAGCGACTAAAATGTGAGAAAGAACCCAGCACAGGAAATGAGCATTAATGTTGTCTGGCAAATTGTTACACATATTTAAATATAAAAGAGAAGAGAAAAACATGAGCTGAGTAAGGGGTGGGGGGGACAGATGCAAAGTGGGGTGAGAATTGAGGTATGACATTCTTTGACTACTCAGAACACAGAGGGAAACTGCTGAGCAAAATGGGAGCAAGAATATGGAAGATGAGGGGGGTGAGAACCAGAGAGATGGATATTGACCGTGTTTAAAGGATAGGGGCAAGGAGAACACATTTTAAggggatgatagaaaattgctaagCAAAAGCCCCCAAAATGCTGTACAGGAAATGGGTATTTCTTGGAGCCAGCAACTCATGCCAACATCCCACCCTGAACAAACAAAGCTTTCGATACCGTTCCGACAAGAGCAAGTGGGAATGACAAAGGGGGTAGAGcagaggtgtcaaactcattgCATGAAGGGGCcgaatgtaactaggcaagtcggttaagaacaaattctttacaatgacgtcctaccccggccaa
This window contains:
- the mt2 gene encoding metallothionein-2, which encodes MDPCNCSKTGSCSCGGLCKCTNCECAKKSKCMFCSCCPTGCSKCASGCVCKEGKTCDTSCCQ